The following are encoded together in the Chloroflexota bacterium genome:
- the hflB gene encoding ATP-dependent zinc metalloprotease FtsH, with the protein MVVKSTTVEVIYKDGTKRSANLEPGEGFLRQLRDLGVSPTDLAPDRVKLDFQPPSIWPDIFTGLMYVLPIILVVAMFWYLMRQSQGGGGGALAFGKSRARMFTGDRPMVTFDDVAGVDEAKEELQEVVEFLKEPEKFLALGARIPKGVLLVGPPGTGKTLLAKAVAGEAGVPFFSISGSEFVEMFVGVGASRVRDLFDQAKRHSPCIVFVDEIDAVGRQRGAGLGGSHDEREQTLNQLLVEMDGFDSDTNIIVMAATNRPDILDPALLRPGRFDRRVVLDRPDMRGREAILKVHVRGKPISPEVDLKVLARSTPGFVGADLENLVNEAAILAARRGSHVVEQQDFEEAIERVIAGPQRKSRVINEDEKRIVAYHEAGHAVVMQALPEADPVHKVSIIARGMAGGYTLTLPEEDRTLISRRKVFADMVGLMGGRAAEELVFDDITSGASNDLERVTRLARTMVTRWGMSDSLGPLVYGKKEELVFLGREIAEQRDYSETIAEQIDAEVRRLVNEAYEQAKSLLQKYRDKLDAVAQRLLEEETLSREEFEAIFPPPVPKHATPRPKSSNA; encoded by the coding sequence ATGGTGGTCAAGAGCACCACGGTTGAGGTGATTTACAAAGACGGCACCAAACGCAGCGCCAACCTCGAACCCGGCGAGGGTTTCCTGCGGCAGTTGCGCGACCTTGGCGTTTCACCCACCGATCTCGCCCCCGACCGCGTCAAACTGGATTTCCAGCCGCCCAGCATCTGGCCCGACATTTTCACCGGCCTGATGTACGTTTTGCCCATCATCCTGGTGGTTGCCATGTTCTGGTACCTGATGCGGCAGAGCCAGGGCGGGGGCGGCGGCGCACTGGCCTTTGGGAAGTCGCGGGCGCGCATGTTCACCGGCGACCGCCCCATGGTGACTTTCGACGACGTCGCCGGTGTGGACGAAGCCAAAGAAGAACTGCAGGAAGTCGTGGAGTTTCTGAAGGAACCCGAGAAATTCCTCGCCCTCGGCGCGCGCATCCCTAAAGGGGTGTTGCTGGTCGGGCCGCCGGGGACGGGCAAAACCCTGCTGGCGAAGGCCGTGGCCGGGGAAGCGGGCGTGCCCTTCTTCTCCATCTCCGGTTCGGAATTCGTGGAAATGTTCGTTGGTGTGGGCGCGAGCCGCGTGCGTGACCTGTTCGACCAGGCCAAGCGGCATTCCCCCTGCATTGTGTTCGTAGACGAAATCGACGCCGTCGGTCGCCAGCGCGGCGCAGGGCTGGGCGGAAGCCACGATGAGCGTGAGCAAACCCTCAACCAGCTGCTCGTGGAAATGGACGGCTTCGACAGCGACACTAACATCATCGTGATGGCCGCCACCAACCGCCCCGACATCCTCGACCCGGCGCTGCTGCGCCCGGGCCGCTTCGACCGCCGGGTGGTGCTCGACCGCCCCGACATGCGCGGCCGGGAAGCCATCCTCAAAGTGCACGTCCGCGGCAAACCGATTTCCCCCGAAGTGGATTTGAAAGTGCTGGCGCGCTCCACGCCGGGCTTCGTGGGTGCCGACCTGGAAAATCTGGTCAACGAGGCGGCTATTTTGGCCGCCCGCCGGGGCAGCCACGTGGTCGAACAGCAAGATTTCGAAGAAGCCATCGAGCGGGTCATTGCCGGACCGCAGCGCAAGAGCCGCGTCATCAACGAAGACGAAAAGCGCATCGTGGCCTACCACGAGGCCGGGCACGCGGTGGTGATGCAGGCGCTGCCGGAAGCCGACCCGGTGCACAAGGTTTCCATCATCGCCCGTGGCATGGCCGGCGGCTACACCCTGACCCTGCCCGAAGAGGATCGCACCCTGATTTCCCGCCGCAAGGTGTTTGCCGATATGGTGGGATTGATGGGAGGGCGCGCCGCGGAGGAACTGGTGTTCGATGACATTACGTCCGGCGCATCCAACGACCTGGAACGCGTCACCCGCCTGGCGCGCACCATGGTGACGCGCTGGGGCATGAGCGATAGCCTGGGGCCGCTGGTCTATGGCAAGAAAGAAGAACTGGTGTTCCTCGGGCGGGAAATCGCCGAGCAGCGCGACTATTCGGAGACGATTGCTGAGCAGATCGATGCTGAAGTGCGGCGGCTGGTGAACGAAGCCTATGAGCAGGCCAAGAGCCTGCTGCAAAAGTACCGCGACAAACTCGATGCCGTGGCCCAGCGGCTGCTGGAAGAGGAAACCCTGTCGCGTGAAGAGTTCGAGGCCATCTTCCCGCCGCCGGTGCCCAAACACGCCACCCCGCGCCCCAAAAGCAGTAATGCCTGA
- a CDS encoding insulinase family protein, whose product MSERSAFPLTILKPPLQPFVAAAVIVHVGWRHEPPALAGISHYLEHVHYLGSRRYPDPDAVTARYGVEIGGPTLAETTTFGFVSLREDFFAVLPVLLDMVFHPRFDPKAVAQERQHADAGVSPSDYTPWEWVEVKADDLLFGTETLESLGTPRSMAAITLDDLKTWQRRYYHWGNSHLVVAGEVDAAALQDAILAAAGPSQGERPRVVRRAHQQRWYYEQRPNVGNPELFVGFRFPAQEDLVPYHLLSILLGNYAASPAFRSLRRDAPVAYMHASGLRVLSTEGRFGLYVGMAQTGKETPTWERVVSVLQTMKRRPVSEETLAWAKRVFRINLLHRAAMPMQAIRFRRAWGQWGRPFRGWQALEEEAARVTAEDLQRLAASLFSQEQAFLAMVGPSPAPDLAAWLAMLD is encoded by the coding sequence ATGAGCGAGCGCTCGGCTTTCCCGTTGACCATCCTGAAACCGCCGCTGCAGCCCTTCGTTGCCGCGGCGGTTATCGTTCACGTGGGTTGGCGGCATGAGCCTCCCGCGCTGGCGGGCATCAGCCATTACCTGGAACACGTCCACTACCTCGGGTCACGCCGCTACCCCGATCCGGATGCTGTCACGGCGCGCTACGGCGTGGAGATCGGCGGCCCCACCCTTGCGGAAACCACCACCTTTGGCTTCGTTTCCCTGCGGGAAGACTTCTTTGCTGTGCTGCCGGTCTTGCTCGATATGGTCTTTCACCCCCGCTTCGACCCCAAGGCTGTGGCCCAAGAGCGGCAACACGCCGATGCTGGCGTTTCGCCCAGCGATTACACCCCCTGGGAATGGGTCGAAGTCAAAGCCGACGACCTGCTTTTCGGCACCGAAACGCTGGAAAGCCTGGGCACACCGCGCTCTATGGCTGCCATCACCCTCGATGACCTGAAAACCTGGCAACGGCGCTACTACCACTGGGGAAACAGCCACCTGGTCGTGGCAGGTGAAGTCGATGCTGCTGCCCTGCAGGATGCCATCCTGGCCGCTGCAGGCCCCAGCCAGGGAGAACGCCCGCGAGTGGTCCGGCGCGCGCACCAGCAACGGTGGTATTACGAACAACGCCCCAATGTGGGGAACCCCGAACTCTTTGTGGGCTTCCGCTTTCCGGCGCAAGAGGACCTGGTGCCCTATCACCTGTTGAGCATTTTGCTGGGCAATTACGCCGCGTCACCAGCCTTTCGCTCCCTGCGACGCGATGCGCCCGTGGCCTACATGCACGCCAGCGGCCTGCGGGTGCTTTCCACCGAAGGGCGGTTTGGCCTCTACGTCGGGATGGCGCAGACAGGCAAAGAAACGCCCACCTGGGAACGTGTGGTCAGCGTGTTGCAAACGATGAAACGTCGGCCAGTGTCAGAAGAAACGCTGGCCTGGGCCAAGAGGGTGTTCCGTATCAACCTCTTGCATCGCGCCGCCATGCCCATGCAGGCCATCCGCTTTCGGCGGGCGTGGGGGCAGTGGGGCAGGCCGTTCAGGGGATGGCAAGCCCTGGAAGAAGAGGCCGCGCGTGTCACGGCCGAAGATCTACAGCGCCTGGCCGCTTCGTTGTTTTCGCAAGAGCAGGCGTTCCTTGCTATGGTAGGGCCTTCCCCAGCGCCTGACCTGGCCGCCTGGCTGGCGATGTTGGATTAA
- the greA gene encoding transcription elongation factor GreA — protein sequence MSTTYLTPEGYKKLEEELEYLRTVRRKEVAQRLHEALAEGGELIENAEYEAAKNEQAFVEGRIQELEYLLANARVVADASTDEVGIGSKVRVRYDDGSEETYTVVGAAEASPREGLISNESPLGQALLGHKAGDEVTVEAPDGAFKVKIIAVG from the coding sequence ATGAGCACAACTTACCTCACACCCGAAGGCTACAAGAAACTGGAAGAGGAACTGGAGTACCTGCGCACGGTACGGCGCAAGGAAGTGGCCCAGCGGCTGCACGAAGCCCTGGCCGAAGGGGGAGAACTCATCGAAAACGCCGAATACGAAGCCGCTAAAAACGAACAGGCCTTCGTGGAAGGCCGCATCCAGGAACTGGAATATCTGCTTGCCAACGCCCGCGTGGTGGCCGACGCCTCCACTGACGAGGTAGGCATTGGCAGTAAGGTGCGGGTGCGCTATGACGATGGCAGCGAAGAAACCTACACCGTGGTGGGCGCGGCGGAAGCCTCGCCGCGTGAAGGGCTGATTTCCAACGAATCCCCCTTGGGGCAGGCGCTGTTGGGGCACAAAGCAGGCGATGAAGTGACCGTGGAAGCCCCCGACGGCGCGTTCAAGGTCAAAATCATCGCGGTGGGCTAA
- a CDS encoding inositol monophosphatase — MPPTMDCSEISQNNPALSARSAVSGAPKRSSITMTSPSLPLFAQGLALQVGRALARRFEAARNHPRRKADHTLVTDADLEADERLTRALEAAFPGVPVLSEERATVLPDTPEAWVIDPLDGTTNFALGLPMWGVLLAFLEGGQPTVAVAYFPVMDEVYLAVRGQGATRNGETIHTRGVDTAHETAFALVCSRSLQRYRLDWPWKLRILGSAGYEMALVARGVAIAALESTPKVWDLAAPTLLVTEAGGHWGVLEGASPFPLRPGVDYRKADFPMLAAASLPLWEALRAGVHARNASERQKHSP, encoded by the coding sequence ATGCCCCCAACAATGGATTGCTCAGAGATTTCGCAGAACAACCCGGCGTTATCTGCGCGATCTGCGGTTTCCGGAGCACCTAAGCGGAGCAGCATCACGATGACATCTCCTTCCCTCCCCCTTTTTGCCCAGGGGCTGGCCTTACAGGTGGGGCGGGCGTTAGCGCGGCGCTTCGAAGCCGCACGCAACCACCCCCGCCGCAAGGCCGACCACACGCTGGTCACCGACGCCGACCTGGAAGCCGACGAGCGCCTGACCCGCGCCCTGGAAGCCGCCTTCCCCGGCGTGCCGGTGCTGAGCGAGGAGCGCGCCACGGTGCTCCCCGACACCCCGGAAGCCTGGGTGATCGACCCGCTGGACGGCACCACCAACTTCGCCCTCGGCCTGCCGATGTGGGGCGTGCTGCTGGCCTTCCTGGAAGGTGGGCAGCCCACCGTGGCGGTGGCGTATTTCCCTGTGATGGACGAAGTGTACCTCGCGGTGCGAGGGCAAGGCGCCACCCGCAATGGGGAAACCATCCACACCCGCGGCGTCGACACAGCCCACGAAACGGCTTTTGCCCTGGTTTGCTCGCGCAGCCTGCAACGCTACCGGCTGGACTGGCCGTGGAAACTGCGCATTTTGGGCTCGGCAGGCTATGAGATGGCGCTGGTGGCGCGCGGTGTTGCCATTGCTGCCCTGGAAAGCACCCCCAAAGTGTGGGATCTGGCTGCGCCTACCCTCCTCGTGACCGAGGCAGGGGGACATTGGGGCGTCCTTGAAGGCGCATCCCCGTTCCCCTTGCGGCCGGGCGTGGATTACCGGAAAGCCGACTTCCCCATGCTGGCGGCGGCTTCTCTGCCGCTGTGGGAAGCCCTGCGAGCAGGCGTGCATGCCCGCAATGCTTCAGAACGCCAAAAGCACAGCCCGTAA
- a CDS encoding DUF86 domain-containing protein, whose translation MRDYRLYLKDIVAAMESIEQFTAGMDFASFQEDDKTASAVMRKLEVIGEATKQVPDEVRQRYPNVPWREMAGMRDRLIHFYFGVDYSLVWWTITKRVPEVKREILKILQSEG comes from the coding sequence ATGAGGGACTACAGGTTGTATCTCAAGGACATTGTGGCAGCAATGGAAAGCATTGAGCAGTTCACAGCAGGAATGGATTTTGCAAGTTTCCAAGAGGATGACAAAACGGCAAGCGCGGTCATGAGAAAGTTGGAAGTTATCGGTGAAGCCACAAAGCAAGTACCCGACGAAGTGCGCCAACGATACCCCAATGTGCCGTGGCGCGAGATGGCAGGAATGAGGGATAGGCTAATCCACTTTTATTTTGGGGTGGACTATTCTTTAGTATGGTGGACAATTACAAAGCGGGTTCCAGAAGTCAAAAGGGAAATCCTCAAAATTCTTCAAAGCGAGGGCTAA
- a CDS encoding nucleotidyltransferase, whose product MEVEEIVQRLRELKPELARRYKVRRLSVFGSWARGEQKEDSDIDLLVDFEVGADLLDLVGLSLYLEEVLGKSVDVVPRAALREELRETVLEQVISV is encoded by the coding sequence ATGGAGGTAGAGGAGATTGTGCAAAGGCTGAGAGAACTCAAACCTGAGCTGGCCAGGCGATATAAGGTGCGTCGGCTCAGTGTGTTCGGCTCTTGGGCGCGTGGAGAGCAGAAAGAGGACAGTGATATTGATCTGTTGGTTGACTTTGAGGTAGGCGCCGATCTGTTGGATCTGGTTGGATTGAGCCTGTATTTGGAAGAGGTCTTGGGAAAATCAGTGGATGTTGTTCCTCGCGCGGCATTGCGTGAAGAGTTGCGGGAAACCGTGCTTGAGCAGGTGATTAGTGTATGA
- a CDS encoding MFS transporter produces MSPQSNPRDDFPYLPVLAVSAGHFVHDTFSAFLAPLLPWLIDKFALTYTEAGLLTAFLQAPSIFNPFIGYLGDRVSLRYFVAFAPATTATGMALMGVMPNYWALAALLLMTGFSVAAFHAPAPAFIAHLAPKRTGRGMSFFMAGGEMGRVIGPMLAVWAVGLWGLEGMPRLLLLGWAMSFILFLEVRRIHIKVESSPLSELWPILRRLALPLTVLVLGRSMLLGALGTFLPTFLSETGMTKTQGGLAFALLYELFGVVGALIIGPWSDRVGRVPVIVGAVLASGLAAAGFLLSHGWWRLLWLPPLGFSALSFQPVLMALVQDHAPNHRATANGAYLALSFLSRPVAVVIVGALADLWSLHTAFAISAAAAVMALIALRGLPEPQTS; encoded by the coding sequence ATGTCCCCTCAAAGCAACCCTCGCGACGACTTCCCTTACCTGCCCGTGCTGGCCGTTTCGGCAGGGCATTTCGTCCACGACACCTTTTCGGCCTTTCTTGCACCGCTGCTGCCGTGGCTGATTGACAAGTTTGCGCTCACTTACACTGAAGCCGGGCTGCTGACGGCCTTCCTGCAAGCGCCTTCCATCTTCAACCCCTTCATCGGCTATTTGGGCGACCGGGTTTCGCTGCGCTATTTCGTGGCATTTGCCCCCGCCACCACCGCGACGGGCATGGCGCTGATGGGTGTGATGCCCAACTACTGGGCGCTGGCCGCGCTGCTGCTGATGACCGGCTTCAGCGTGGCCGCCTTCCACGCCCCCGCCCCGGCTTTCATCGCTCACCTGGCCCCCAAACGCACCGGCCGCGGGATGAGTTTCTTCATGGCAGGGGGCGAGATGGGGCGCGTCATCGGCCCGATGCTCGCTGTGTGGGCAGTGGGCCTGTGGGGGCTGGAAGGCATGCCGCGGCTCTTGCTGCTCGGCTGGGCCATGTCGTTCATCCTCTTTCTGGAAGTGCGCCGCATCCACATCAAGGTGGAAAGCAGCCCGCTGAGCGAGTTATGGCCGATTTTGCGGCGGCTGGCGCTGCCCCTGACGGTGCTGGTGCTGGGGCGCAGCATGTTGCTGGGGGCGCTGGGCACGTTTTTGCCCACTTTTCTCAGCGAAACCGGCATGACCAAGACGCAGGGCGGGCTGGCGTTTGCCCTGCTGTATGAACTTTTCGGCGTGGTCGGCGCGCTCATCATCGGGCCGTGGAGTGACCGCGTCGGGCGGGTGCCTGTCATCGTGGGAGCAGTGCTGGCTTCCGGCCTCGCGGCGGCGGGCTTCCTGCTCAGCCACGGCTGGTGGCGGCTGCTCTGGCTGCCCCCGTTGGGCTTTTCGGCGCTTTCCTTCCAGCCCGTGCTGATGGCCCTGGTGCAAGACCACGCCCCCAACCACCGCGCCACCGCCAACGGGGCATATCTGGCGCTGAGTTTCTTGTCGCGGCCGGTGGCGGTGGTCATCGTGGGCGCGCTGGCCGACCTGTGGAGCCTGCACACCGCCTTCGCCATCAGCGCCGCGGCGGCAGTGATGGCGCTCATCGCCCTGCGCGGCCTGCCCGAACCGCAAACCTCGTAG
- a CDS encoding amidohydrolase yields MPSQQTVDLLLTNAIVLTMDADFHIYEPGAVAVRGNTIVAVGPEAEITAAYTATETHNCGGKVLSPGLINAHTHVPMTLLRGLADDLRLDVWLLGYIMPVEREFVSPEFVYLGTKIATAELIRSGVTAFADMYYFEEEVAKATAEAGLRALAGETILKFPSPDARSYEEGLEYARDFIARWKDHPLVIPAIAPHAPYTVTDEMWHAATRLALEYDVPIHTHLAETAQEVETMRAEADMPVIPYVKKQGVFEAKVLAAHCVHIDTGEMHTLEHWGVGVAHNPSSNLKLADGIAPVAKMLELGLNVGIGTDGPASNNDLDMFEEVRLAALLAKGATGDPTVLPAKQAWAMATRLGAQALHMGEFTGSLEPGKRADFILIDISPVHNAPRFRRDPEGIYAQLVYAAKSTDVTDVMVDGKWLMRNRELLTVDEAELLAQADDYAHKVDAFLIQREQSVLSKLVAIEEASEAESFEVQLKVKIDDPAALAKVVESAEGLEILYRRHYREYDVYFAFDDPQQGYLRYREDEFVEPDGSVSRVRYRLTLIGPAHEDAFPGAVVLSRSRYLASATHSLRFYREYFQPADERVVEKDRLRWKVRFQETEFFINIDDVQKPPLGAFLEIKSRTWSRRDAERKATLAADLLRVLGLADAQPVEDDYIALTGDQATR; encoded by the coding sequence ATGCCTTCTCAACAAACCGTTGACCTGTTACTCACCAACGCCATCGTGCTGACGATGGATGCCGACTTCCACATTTACGAACCCGGCGCGGTGGCCGTGCGCGGCAACACCATTGTGGCCGTCGGTCCGGAAGCCGAAATCACCGCTGCTTACACCGCGACCGAAACCCACAACTGCGGTGGCAAGGTGCTTTCCCCCGGCCTGATCAACGCCCACACCCACGTGCCCATGACACTGCTGCGCGGCCTCGCCGACGACCTGCGGCTGGATGTCTGGCTGCTGGGCTACATCATGCCGGTGGAACGCGAATTCGTCTCGCCGGAATTCGTCTATCTCGGCACCAAAATTGCCACCGCGGAACTCATCCGCTCGGGCGTCACGGCCTTTGCCGACATGTACTACTTCGAAGAGGAAGTCGCCAAAGCCACCGCCGAGGCCGGGCTGCGCGCCCTGGCCGGGGAAACCATCCTCAAATTCCCCTCGCCCGATGCCCGCTCTTACGAAGAAGGGCTGGAATATGCCCGGGACTTCATCGCCCGCTGGAAAGACCACCCCCTCGTCATTCCGGCAATCGCCCCCCACGCGCCTTACACCGTCACCGACGAAATGTGGCACGCTGCGACCCGCCTGGCGCTGGAATACGACGTGCCCATCCACACCCACCTGGCCGAAACGGCCCAGGAAGTGGAAACCATGCGCGCCGAAGCCGATATGCCGGTGATTCCTTATGTGAAAAAGCAGGGGGTGTTTGAAGCCAAAGTGCTGGCTGCCCATTGCGTGCACATTGACACTGGCGAAATGCACACCCTGGAACACTGGGGGGTGGGCGTGGCGCACAACCCCTCTTCCAACCTCAAACTGGCCGACGGCATTGCACCCGTAGCCAAGATGCTGGAACTCGGCCTGAATGTGGGCATCGGCACCGATGGCCCGGCTTCCAACAACGACCTGGATATGTTCGAGGAAGTGCGGCTGGCCGCGCTGCTGGCTAAAGGCGCGACCGGCGACCCCACCGTGCTGCCCGCCAAACAGGCCTGGGCCATGGCCACCCGCCTGGGTGCTCAGGCGCTCCACATGGGCGAGTTCACCGGCTCCCTGGAACCCGGCAAGCGCGCCGATTTCATCCTCATCGACATCTCGCCCGTGCACAACGCTCCCCGCTTCCGCCGCGACCCCGAGGGCATCTACGCCCAACTGGTCTATGCCGCCAAGTCCACTGACGTTACCGATGTGATGGTGGACGGGAAATGGCTGATGCGCAACCGTGAACTGCTCACCGTGGACGAAGCCGAACTGCTGGCCCAGGCCGACGATTACGCCCACAAAGTGGATGCCTTCCTCATTCAGCGCGAGCAGTCGGTGCTTTCCAAACTGGTGGCTATCGAAGAAGCCAGCGAGGCCGAGAGTTTCGAGGTGCAACTCAAGGTCAAAATCGACGACCCCGCGGCGCTGGCCAAAGTGGTGGAAAGCGCCGAAGGGCTGGAAATCCTCTACCGCCGTCACTACCGCGAGTACGATGTGTACTTCGCCTTCGACGATCCGCAGCAGGGCTATCTGCGCTATCGGGAAGACGAATTCGTCGAGCCGGATGGCAGCGTGTCGCGGGTGCGCTACCGCCTGACGCTCATCGGCCCGGCGCACGAAGACGCCTTCCCCGGCGCGGTGGTGCTCAGCCGCAGCCGCTACCTGGCCTCGGCCACCCACAGCCTGCGCTTCTACCGCGAATACTTCCAGCCTGCCGACGAGCGGGTGGTGGAAAAAGACCGCCTGCGCTGGAAGGTGCGCTTCCAGGAGACGGAATTCTTCATCAACATCGACGACGTCCAAAAGCCGCCCTTAGGGGCCTTCCTGGAAATCAAAAGCCGCACCTGGAGCCGCCGCGATGCGGAACGCAAGGCCACCCTGGCCGCCGACCTGCTGCGTGTGCTCGGGCTGGCCGACGCCCAGCCGGTGGAAGACGACTACATCGCCCTGACCGGCGACCAGGCAACCAGGTAA
- a CDS encoding DegT/DnrJ/EryC1/StrS family aminotransferase, with the protein MNHLTGRRAGPMLRPAAFPCEGGSALNRQTFHLRKTMNEKIDRISSRAYQYVCEVLASEFRGSKSGGMMKRLERAFAERFGVGYAISFINGTATLHAALAAAGVGPGDEVIVPPLTMASTSFAVLHAGAVPVFADIDPDTWTLSPASVAERITERTKAIMPVAIYGLSPDMDPIMALAEAHGLFVLEDDAECFLGTYKGRLVGTLGHAASFSFQSSKHATSGEGGMVITNDPDLANRVRRFGSLGYAAVGAGEGKISKEDIQDPGYARHVEIGWNYRMPELCAAVALEQVERLDELVAWRQESARLYAEALEGCDWLTPQAVPEGYGHAYWTFVARLNRDDITWHDFRRKFLEFGGEPFYGAWRLTHLEPAFRNRRFADYQWQEFAPGLCPVAEATQPRLMQFTTNAYDRAEMERQAEALAKTIAYFS; encoded by the coding sequence ATGAATCACCTTACGGGCCGACGCGCTGGCCCCATGCTCCGTCCTGCCGCCTTTCCCTGCGAGGGCGGCAGCGCCCTAAACCGCCAAACCTTTCACTTGAGGAAAACCATGAACGAAAAGATTGACCGCATCAGCAGCCGTGCTTACCAGTACGTCTGCGAAGTGTTGGCCTCCGAGTTTCGCGGCTCGAAAAGCGGCGGCATGATGAAACGCCTGGAACGCGCTTTCGCCGAGCGCTTTGGCGTGGGCTACGCCATCTCTTTCATCAACGGCACCGCCACCCTGCACGCCGCGCTGGCCGCGGCAGGCGTTGGCCCGGGCGATGAAGTTATCGTCCCGCCGCTCACCATGGCGAGCACTTCCTTCGCCGTGCTGCACGCCGGGGCGGTGCCCGTTTTCGCCGACATCGACCCCGATACGTGGACGCTTTCCCCGGCTTCCGTCGCCGAGCGCATCACCGAACGCACCAAGGCCATCATGCCGGTCGCCATCTACGGCCTTTCACCCGACATGGACCCCATCATGGCGCTGGCCGAAGCGCACGGCCTCTTCGTGCTGGAAGACGACGCCGAGTGCTTCCTGGGCACTTACAAAGGGCGTCTGGTGGGTACCTTAGGGCACGCAGCAAGTTTCAGTTTCCAGAGTTCCAAACACGCCACCAGCGGCGAAGGCGGCATGGTCATCACCAACGACCCCGACCTCGCCAACCGCGTGCGGCGCTTCGGCAGCCTGGGCTATGCCGCCGTGGGCGCGGGCGAGGGCAAGATTTCCAAGGAAGACATCCAGGATCCCGGCTATGCCCGCCATGTGGAAATCGGCTGGAACTACCGCATGCCCGAACTGTGCGCCGCGGTAGCGTTAGAGCAGGTGGAGCGTCTGGACGAACTGGTCGCCTGGCGGCAGGAATCTGCCCGCCTCTATGCCGAAGCCCTGGAAGGCTGCGACTGGCTGACGCCCCAGGCCGTGCCCGAGGGCTACGGCCATGCTTACTGGACTTTCGTCGCCCGCCTCAACCGCGACGATATCACCTGGCACGACTTCCGGCGCAAATTCCTGGAATTCGGCGGCGAGCCGTTCTACGGCGCCTGGCGGCTGACCCACCTGGAGCCTGCCTTCCGCAACCGCCGCTTTGCCGACTACCAGTGGCAGGAATTCGCCCCCGGCCTCTGCCCGGTGGCCGAGGCCACCCAGCCCCGCCTGATGCAGTTCACCACCAACGCCTACGACCGCGCCGAGATGGAGCGCCAGGCCGAGGCGCTGGCGAAAACCATAGCCTATTTCTCATAA